ACCTTTAATGCACCATCAAACAAAAAGTACACGTAAAATGAGTGAAATGCAGCCTCAATTAAAGGCTTTGCAACAAAAATATGCTTCCAAAGATACTGAAACTCAAAATAAATTAAAAGAAGAAACACAAAAATTATATTCAGCAGCTGGCGTTAATCCAGTCATGGGTTGTTTGCCAATGTTAGTCCAAATGCCAGTCTTAATGGCGATGTACCAAGCGATTAGCCGAACTGATGTATTGAAAACGGGTCAGTTTTTATGGATGGATTTAGGTTCACGAGATCCTTATTTCATTTTACCAATTTTAGCAGCGATCTTAACATTTGCAACAACGAAGCTTTCAACAATGAGCCAAGCAGAATCAAACCCAACGACGAGTGCAATGTTGTATATGATGCCTGCTTTGATCCTATTTATGGGGATTAGCTTACCAAGTGCCTTATCATTATACTGGGTAGTTGGGAATGCCTTCTCAGTAGGACAAACGTTACTATTAAATAATCCATTTAAGATTAAACGTGAGCGTGAAGATAAAATTAAAGCTGAGCGTGACTATCAAAAAGCATTAGAAAAAGCAAAAAATCCTAAGAAAAAACGCAATAAAAAACGTTAGATTAAAAATGTAAGTAGGGATATAGATAGAAATGGAGGGAAAACAGATGGAAAAATATACTGCGACAGGAACGACGGTTGAAGAAGCTGTTTCAAATGGTTTAAAAAAACTTGGACTAAAAAAAGATGAAGCTCAAATTACAATTATTTTTGAAGGTAAAAAAGGCATTTTAGGTTTTGGTAAAAAAGATGCGATTGTTGAGATAAGTCCCAAACTAGTCAAAGAAACTCCAAGTGTAACAGAATCAACAGATGTTCCAGAGTTGGAAGTTGAAAAACAGACTCAAGAAGTCAATCCTGTAGTTGAAGTGGAAGAGCGCAATGATGAGATTGCTTTTAAAGCTATTAGTGATTATTTAACGAGTATTGCAACTGAAATGGGTGCACCGTCAACTGTTCAAGTAGATGTTGTGCAAGACCAAGTTATTTTTCATATGGAAACGCAAAAACCTGGTTTAGTGATTGGCAAACATGGCAAAGTCTTAAATGCTTTGCAGTCATTAGCTCAAGTTTTAATGCATCGCCATGCCAAAAGTAAATTGACAGCAATTGTTAATGTTGGAGACTATCGTGAGCGTCGTGAGGCCGTTTTAAAACAATTAGCTGATCGAACCTCTGAAAAAGTTTTGCGTACAAACCAAGCTGTTTTCCTAGAGCCTATGCCTGCATTTGAGCGAAAACAAATTCATTTTTATATAAGTAAGAATGATAAGTTGTCGACCCACTCAGAGGGCAACGAGCCTCACCGCTATCTAGTCGTTGAGCCTACAAAAAAAAGATTTTAATTGAGTTTGAACTAAAGAAGATGCTAATGAGTAGAATCATGGCATCTTTTTTTTGTAAAGATAACTTAAAGTTAATTACTTAACTAAACCTATTAATGTACGTATGGTATAATAAATTAGATGGATACATAGTAATGAAACTCGTTTGATCTAGGAGGAGAATGATGAAATATATTTTGATGGGATTTAGTATAACTTGCCTGATTTTTATTTTATTTCAGCCTAAAGCGAGTGCTGTAAAATTTGAAGAAAATAAGCATAAGCAAAAAACAAATGAATATTCAAAACTACAAGTCATTTCAGTTGAAAAATCGCTAGACGTTGCAGAAAGAACGGAAAAAAAAGAGCGTTTAGACTCAGTTGGTAAGTGGCGAGATAAGAATATGGAGAATTCAAAAAATAAAGAAAAAAGAAAAAGAATAAAAAAGTCTCCTAATGAAGCCAAAATGAGTATTTTAAAGAAAATAAGCAATATCTGGTTTAGAAGAATGTATTGCAAGGTAAAAAAGTTTCTTGAAAAAATTGGTTGGTCTTGGTATCGGGATGAAAAAATATAAAACACTATCCAAATGTATCCTAGTTTTAGGTTAGTCAATGTCACTGGTTCATTTTTAAGATAATAGTCTAAAAAGCAGTTTGAGAGGGATTCTCAAGCTGCTTTTTTGCGTTGTGGCGACAGGTTTATAAAAGGATGATAGTTTCAAAAAACAAGCGGAGTCTACATTGAACATAGTTAAAAAGTATAGTTAGTTTTGAAGAATATATAGTGGCTTCCAAAGAAATACAGAAAAAAATTACTTTAAAACTCAGATTGTTGGTTGAAAAATATTGTTAAGTTAGTTTCTTAAAGCTGACAGACTGTTGTCAAAACTCAATGGTAATATTGTTATTGCAAGACACTTTTATTTGAACTAGGAGGATATTAAATGACAATTAATTATGAATTTCCAACGCCAACACTTATTTCAGTTAATGGTGTGGAGCTAGAGGTTTTTGAAGCTGGACAAAAAAATTGGGGACGACCTATAGTTCTTTGCCACGGATGGCCAGAGCATGCCTTTTCTTGGCGATATCAAGTGACTCCTCTTGTAGAAGCAGGTTATCATGTTATTATTCCTAATCAACGAGGGTATGGAGAGTCTTCTCGTCCAAAAGAAGTCATAAAATATGATATTGAACATTTAACGGGTGATCTTGTTGCTTTGTTGGATCATTACCAATATAAAGATGCCATTTTTATGGGCCACGATTGGGGCGCGAATGTTGTCTGGAGTATGGCTTTGTTATATCCAGAACGTGTTAGTAAAATGATTAACTTAAGCTTGCCCTACCAAGATCGAGGAGAGACCTTGGCTTGATTTTATGGAAGAAGTTTTTGGAGACGAGTACTATTTTGTTCATTTTAACAAACAACCAGGAGTTGCAGATGCTATCTTAGACGAAAATGTAGAACAATTTCTTCGTAACCTATATCGAAAGAATGCTCCATCACAAGGTCCTAGTGAAGGGATGGAAATGCTTCATCTAGCTAAAGCAACCAAACCATTAGGTGAACCTATTATGAGTGCTGAGGACCTTTCTGTTTATATCGCAGCCTTCAATAAGACGGGTTTCACTTCAAGCATCAATTGGTACAGAAATTTAAATCGTAATTGGCATTTATTAGCTACTGCATCGCCCATTCTTCATCAGCCAACATTGATGGTTTATGGTGAGAAAGATCTTATTCCGCCACTTCCAAACATAACAGATTTTGTACCTAATATAGACATTAAGAGTTTAGATGCTGGTCATTGGATTCAAGAAGAAAGACCGGAAGAGCTCAATCAAATGATTTTAGAATGGTTGGGAAAATGAGTGCAGTTCTATTCTTCAGTGATCAAACAGAATTTATTGATTGGTTGGATGTTCATCACCAAATAGCTAGTGAAATTTGGGTAGTTTTTTTTAAGAAAAAGACTAATAAAGGAAGTCTCACTTGGTCCGAATCAGTAGATTGTGCATTAGCGTTTGGTTGGATTGATGGAATACGAAAAACGATTGATAAAGACAGCTATAAAATTCGCTTTACTCCACGCAAACCGAATAGTCTCTGGAGTAAAGTTAATGTGCAAAAGGTGCATAAACTGATAGAGTTCAATCAAATGAGGCCTGAAGGAATGGCTGTTTTTAATCAAAGAAAGGATGAAATAGGTTATTCTTCAGTTCATAGGAACGTTACTCTAATGAAAGAATATGAGGATGAAATTAGAAAGAATTCAAGTTCTTGGGAATTTTTTAATCAGCTTTCGCCTTCTTACAAGAGAGATTCTATTTGGTGGGTAATGAGTGCTAAAAAAGAAGAAACCAGACTGAGAAGATTGAATCGATTAATTGGTTCATGGGAAAAAGGAGAAAAGTTCAGATATTAGATTGCTTCTTTTGTTTTATTCCTATAGAGAACACAAAGATATTTATGATTACTATTTTGTTGAAGTGCTTTGCTTGATATATGAAGAAGTTTGGTATCAATATAAGAGCTAATAGAGATGATAGAGGAGCATTAGCATATACAATAAGAGAGGTTGGGATAAATACAAAGATAGCTTTAAAAACTCATAGACGAATTGTTTGGTGGGGAATTTGGCTACTACTTTTACAGGCGGTTAAAATTCGTTTTAGCCTTGATAAGAAAGAAAAGAGTTTACTGCAATGATTGAGAGTACTTTAAAATAGAAGTGCAAAAATCCCCACTAATAGAGTTTAGTGGGGTATTTTTTAGATATTAAACCAGTTTTGTGTTGAACTGGTTTTTTCTTCAGCTCTTTTTTTCTTTCGTTCCTCTTTTAGAATCTCTTCCATATTTTTTGCAGGAGTTTCGGATTCGGGTTTGGTTAACTCATAGAATTCCTCGCCATAGCTCAACCCAATATTGCTACCTGGTTTAGGGTTATCAATAAACGCTGTAAAGTCTAATTTTTCATTATCATTAATAAATCCTTTAATAGTAATAGCACCAGTAGGAATTTGTTCAGTAGTTGTTAAACTGATTGTATCGATGTCGTTAAAGTAGTAACGAATGTACTTTTCAATATAAGGTTCTTGATCTTGTTTAACTTGATTTAAATATTTTATTTTTGTTTGTTCATCTTTTTTTAGTTTTTGGTTCATTAATAACCCTCCGCATGTTAAAATTAATAGTATTGTCAAAACGATAGTTATATTTTTTTTCATTTAGTTAATGTCCTTTTAAAATTAATTTAGTAACACCAGTATATCATAAAATCAAAAGAGGTGAACAAAGCATGGTATCAGATGCACAAAACTGGGGTTTGTCGAATTTAATCTATGATGACTCAACACTTTCATTAAATCATATCTTCAATAACCCAGAGGATAATTCGAAATGGGTAACAGTAAATTCAATAAATAATCCAAGTGGTTTGCAAGCAGCTGCAGTGGTTCCACTTTCAGAGTGGGAAGCACAAAAAAATAAAAATCCTAAAAAGTATGACACG
This Carnobacterium maltaromaticum DSM 20342 DNA region includes the following protein-coding sequences:
- the yidC gene encoding membrane protein insertase YidC, which gives rise to MRKRKRLLIVLASIVLMVVLTGCGTSPITADSTGFWDQYVVWNFSRAITSLSNIFFGSYGLGIIVFTIIIRIILLPLMHHQTKSTRKMSEMQPQLKALQQKYASKDTETQNKLKEETQKLYSAAGVNPVMGCLPMLVQMPVLMAMYQAISRTDVLKTGQFLWMDLGSRDPYFILPILAAILTFATTKLSTMSQAESNPTTSAMLYMMPALILFMGISLPSALSLYWVVGNAFSVGQTLLLNNPFKIKREREDKIKAERDYQKALEKAKNPKKKRNKKR
- a CDS encoding DUF1433 domain-containing protein yields the protein MNQKLKKDEQTKIKYLNQVKQDQEPYIEKYIRYYFNDIDTISLTTTEQIPTGAITIKGFINDNEKLDFTAFIDNPKPGSNIGLSYGEEFYELTKPESETPAKNMEEILKEERKKKRAEEKTSSTQNWFNI
- a CDS encoding alpha/beta fold hydrolase; translated protein: MTINYEFPTPTLISVNGVELEVFEAGQKNWGRPIVLCHGWPEHAFSWRYQVTPLVEAGYHVIIPNQRGYGESSRPKEVIKYDIEHLTGDLVALLDHYQYKDAIFMGHDWGANVVWSMALLYPERVSKMINLSLPYQDRGETLA
- a CDS encoding YdeI/OmpD-associated family protein; the protein is MVGKMSAVLFFSDQTEFIDWLDVHHQIASEIWVVFFKKKTNKGSLTWSESVDCALAFGWIDGIRKTIDKDSYKIRFTPRKPNSLWSKVNVQKVHKLIEFNQMRPEGMAVFNQRKDEIGYSSVHRNVTLMKEYEDEIRKNSSSWEFFNQLSPSYKRDSIWWVMSAKKEETRLRRLNRLIGSWEKGEKFRY
- the jag gene encoding RNA-binding cell elongation regulator Jag/EloR; the encoded protein is MEKYTATGTTVEEAVSNGLKKLGLKKDEAQITIIFEGKKGILGFGKKDAIVEISPKLVKETPSVTESTDVPELEVEKQTQEVNPVVEVEERNDEIAFKAISDYLTSIATEMGAPSTVQVDVVQDQVIFHMETQKPGLVIGKHGKVLNALQSLAQVLMHRHAKSKLTAIVNVGDYRERREAVLKQLADRTSEKVLRTNQAVFLEPMPAFERKQIHFYISKNDKLSTHSEGNEPHRYLVVEPTKKRF
- a CDS encoding alpha/beta fold hydrolase; the encoded protein is MEEVFGDEYYFVHFNKQPGVADAILDENVEQFLRNLYRKNAPSQGPSEGMEMLHLAKATKPLGEPIMSAEDLSVYIAAFNKTGFTSSINWYRNLNRNWHLLATASPILHQPTLMVYGEKDLIPPLPNITDFVPNIDIKSLDAGHWIQEERPEELNQMILEWLGK